A part of Fusarium oxysporum Fo47 chromosome III, complete sequence genomic DNA contains:
- a CDS encoding glucose-repressible protein Grg1, whose translation MDTIKNTVNQATEKVQEGISGTSKEANKEVAKDSNAGVGTRASAAKDAVSDKIDESTHGAKGEAYKQNP comes from the exons ATGGATACCATCAAGAACACCGTTAACCAAGCTACCGAGAAG GTCCAGGAGGGTATCTCTGGCACCAGCAAGGAGGCTAACAAGGAG GTTGCCAAGGACTCCAACGCCGGCGTTGGCACTCG TGCCTCCGCTGCCAAAGATGCAGTTAGCGACAAGATCGATGAGAGCACCCATGGAGCTAAGGGAGAGGCCTACAAGCAGAACCCATAG
- a CDS encoding Emopamil-binding protein has translation MAIEPSSSLPPDLFDQTTIISLLSTLAIVFAAYAASLRFLPSSSSGVLRFLFIWHLADALCHFLLEGSFLYHCFFSHQPLADDAKTDLFPTPPGFLGYSDRVYGAQSGGSNPFAQLWMVYARADKRWAGVDLGVVSLELLTVFFDGPLAVYVCYCLAKKDPKVSIWMIVLATCELYGGFMTFCPEWLIGSANLDTSNFMYLWVYLFFFNTLWVWIPLWVIWYSVKDISNALNLRQSKKTL, from the exons ATGGCCATAGAACCCTCATCATCCCTCCCGCCCGACCTGTTCGACCAAACAACAATCATCTCCCTCCTCTCGACTCTTGCAATCGTCTTCGCCGCCTATGCTGCCTCTTTGAGATTCTtaccatcctcctcctcgggGGTTCTCCGGTTTCTCTTTATATGGCATCTCGCCGATGCGCTGTGTCATTTTCTCCTCGAAGGCAGCTTTTTATACcactgcttcttctcgcATCAGCCCCTCGCCGATGATGCGAAGACGGACCTGTTCCCAACACCTCCTGGATTCTTAGGTTATAGCGATCGAGTATATGGTGCGCAGTCAGGTGGAAGTAATCCGTTTGCCCAGCTGTGGATGGTATATGCGAGGGCTGACAAGAGATGGGCTGGTGTCGACTTGGGGGTTGTGAGTCTGGAGTTGTTGACTGTGTTCTTTGATGGGCCTTTAGCTGTTTATGTGTGCTACTGTCTCGCTAAGAAGGACCCCAAGGTCAGCATCTGGATGATTGTCCTGGCTACTTGTGAGCTGTACGGCG GATTCATGACTTTCTGTCCTGAATGGCTCATTGGAAGTGCCAATCTCGACACGAGCAACTTCATGTACCTTTGGGTTTACCtattcttcttcaacactcTCTGGGTCTGGATTCCGCTTTGGGTCATTTGGTACTCAGTCAAGGACATCTCAAATGCCCTGAATCTGCGCCAAAGTAAGAAGACTCTCTAG
- a CDS encoding ATP-NAD kinase-like domain-containing protein, protein MGDHTEKHIHFEDGRNREYDGSSDEDCKAVEVVFDPGNPYRRKSSMVASEIKAPVMRHPSRRDECLVHQFLDSQRRAKDAASSASEPESEHSIGNNPPSYLSNNPNPSHATFHKALDGDHLEAVRDDSLDSIVDPKYQKKCRAVVEPGGMEHSGQADQQAWTQQMTKSMSEVDLSGYQDDVRSRLLTKQQLSDMAWGVRELSRRLSSMRLRFKVKSIFILTKIYDQDLIPKTRELVKWLLQHNHEVAYIVYVQDKLKTNKKFDVSGIIDEVSEGYLDTGDMNEQTVKETLNRRLRYWDENMCRTRPHTFDFVISLGGDGTVLYASWLFQRIVPPVLSFALGSLGFLTKFDFEDYQQTLLTAFTKGVTVSLRLRFEGTVMRSQPRKRAQLSKGSEEDEEPSRDLVEELIGEEREDEHTHRPDGTFEILNEVVVDRGPNPTMSTTEIFGDDEHFTSVLADGICVSTPTGSTAYNLAAGGSLCHPENPVMLVTSICAHTLSFRPIILPDTIVLRVGVPYSARTASWASFDGRERVELKPGDYVTISASRFPFASVQAQGRRSEDWVNSISGKLGWNTRQKQKSYKEWEK, encoded by the exons ATGGGAGACCACACGGAGAAACACATACACTTTGAGGATGGGCGCAATCGTGAATACGATGGGAGTTCTGACGAGGACTGCAAGGCAGTAGAG GTCGTCTTCGATCCCGGAAACCCCTATCGTCGCAAAAGCTCAATGGTTGCCTCAGAGATCAAAGCGCCTGTGATGCGCCATCCTTCGCGACGTGACGAGTGCCTTGTCCACCAGTTTCTCGACAGTCAGCGACGCGCAAAAGATGCTGCCAGCTCAGCCAGCGAGCCAGAGTCGGAACACTCCATAGGAAATAACCCTCCGTCATATTTAAGCAACAATCCAAATCCTAGCCATGCCACTTTTCACAAGGCTCTCGATGGCGATCACCTCGAAGCTGTTCGCGACGACAGCCTCGACTCGATTGTTGACCCCAAATATCAGAAGAAGTGTCGcgctgttgttgagcctgGCGGTATGGAACACTCAGGCCAAGCTGATCAGCAGGCCTGGACGCAGCAGATGACCAAAAGCATGTCCGAGGTTGACCTTTCAGGTTATCAGGACGACGTGCGAAGTCGCCTTCTAAccaagcagcagctgagtGATATGGCCTGGGGTGTACGTGAACTAAGTCGCCGACTGAGTAGCATGCGCCTTCggttcaaggtcaagagcATATTCATCCTCACAAAGATATACGACCAAGACTTGATCCCAAAAACACGAGAATTGGTCAAGTGGCTCCTACAACATAATCACGAGGTCGCCTACATCGTCTATGTTCAAGACAAGCTCAAAACAAACAAGAAGTTCGATGTCAGTGGGATTATTGATGAGGTGAGCGAGGGATATCTTGATACAGGGGACATGAACGAGCAGACTGTCAAAGAAACGCTGAACAGGCGACTCCGATATTGGGACGAGAACATGTGCAGAACACGCCCTCATACTTTTGACTTTGTTATCTCACTTGGTGGCGATGGTACAGTGTTATATGCCAGCTGGCTCTTCCAGCGCATCGTACCACCTGTATTGAGTTTTGCACTAGGAAGCCTGGGTTTCTTGACTAAATTTGACTTCGAGGACTATCAGCAGACACTCTTAACGGCCTTCACCAAGGGCGTCACAGTTAGCCTGAGGCTTCGTTTCGAAGGCACTGTCATGAGAAGTCAGCCACGCAAGAGAGCTCAGCTTAGTAAGGGCTCtgaggaggacgaggagcCGTCCCGAGACTTGGTGGAGGAGCTTATAGGTGAGGAGAGGGAAGATGAGCACACGCATCGGCCGGATGGGACGTTTGAGATTCTGAATGAGGTGGTAGTGGACAGAGGACCAAACCCAA CAATGTCAACTACCGAGATATTTGGTGACGATGAGCACTTCACCTCGGTCTTGGCCGACGGTATCTGCGTATCGACACCCACAGGCTCAACGGCATATAATCTCGCCGCCGGGGGCTCCTTGTGCCACCCCGAGAACCCTGTGATGCTGGTCACGTCTATATGCGCGCACACCCTGTCATTCAGGCCTATTATCCTTCCTGACACGATTGTGCTACGGGTCGGTGTTCCATATAGCGCACGAACGGCTTCATGGGCGAGCTTCGATGGCCGAGAACGTGTTGAGCTCAAGCCGGGAGATTACGTGACCATCAGCGCCAGTAGGTTTCCGTTTGCCTCGGTGCAAGCCCAGGGACGGAGGAGTGAAGATTGGGTGAACAGTATCAGTGGAAAGTTAGGATGGAACACCAGACAAAAGCAGAAGAGCTATAAGGAGTGGGAGAAATGA